The Clostridium botulinum BKT015925 genome includes the window GCTTCCTTTAATATCTTCAAAACTAAGTTTTACATCACCTATATTTTTAGGTTGAGCAGATTCGTTTTTTTTAATTTCCGACTTTATAGAAATATCTGCCGTTTTATCTTCATTGTCTTTTAAAACATACTCATTTACTGACTGTATTGGTATTTTTGTAGATGGAGTATTTCTTATTCTCCATTGAGTATTTTGACTAACCCTTTTCTCAGGATAAAACAATGTTATTTTCTCAATTTTAGCAGTTAAAGCATTCTCTGAGAACTCCTTTTTTATAAAATTTTTAACATCTTGTTCTTTACTTTTATCTTTTAGATCCTTTAAAACAGCCATTGTAAGTTCATCTATACCCATTACTTTCTTTACTTTTCCATTTTCCGCTATCTTCACTTTAAAACTTTTGCCTAAAAATGATGAATATATTTGAGATAATTTTTTTAAATCTTCATCTGCATTAGGTATATATTTTTTTAATTTATCTGAAACATTAATATTATTAATAAAATTTATAGAATCAAAAGTTACCTTTATATCCGAATCTTTTATATCATCTACGTTAATGACATTACATAAAAACCCTTCTCTAACTTTTAATTCAACATTTGAATTTTCTCCATTAAAATTACTTGTAATTTTTTGATTTCTATCTATTTCAACCTTGAACGAATCACCCTTTTTATCATTTATTGACAATTTTATCGGAATCTTGATACAACCTGATAAAATTGAACATACGTACAACATAAGTACTAAAATCACCACTTTTTTCTTCAAAAAATTACCTCCTAACATAAATAACTATAATATATTATTCTACTATTTTAAAATTTTATTTTAATTTTTATAAAACATTTAAAATTCCTATTAAATTTTTCTAATTTAAATATTGAAATAATTTATAGTTAGTGTTAATATTATCATATATTTACAATTTATTATGATTATATATTTAATAAACTACTTAATTGGAGATATTTACTGATTATGCGCGATTTAAAATTAAACAATTTTTTTTATATAATTTTTTTTGCCTTTTTTATTATGTTTTCCTATAATACAAAGGCTTTTGCACATGAACACCCACAAAAACGTATACTTATTATTAACTCATATGACAAACTAGTTAAGCGTTCGGAAGATATACTAGACTCAATTATGCCTATTTTAAAGTCTTCTTCTAACTCCTTGGACATTGATATAGAGTATATGAACACAGAATCCTTTAACAGCGATGAATACATTGAAAATCTTTATACATTTTATAATAAAAAATTTATTAATAAACATTTTGATTTAATACTATCTATTGATGATGATGCATTTAACTTTTTAAAAAAATATAGTAAATCTCTTTTTCCTAATACGCCTATAGTTTTCTCAGGTGTTACTAACTTTGATAAAAGTATGTTAAATGATTTACCCATGTTTACAGGTATTACAGAAAATCCAGCTATTAAGGAAACTATTGATGTTGCATTATCACTAGACAACAACATAAAAAATATAATAATACTTTTAGATGATAAAAGAAGTATTTCGGCTCCTCTTAGAAAATCCTTAAATAGTATCATACCTAGTTACAAGGGAAAATTGAATTTTATGTATTTAAATGATACAAGTAAACTAAATAACAAAGATTTCATAAAAAAACATAAAAAAAATAGTATAGTTTTATTATTACGTGGATTTACTACTACTTATAGTAAATCCGTATTTATAGATAATGATACCTTTTTATCCCCCGATGACTTTTCCATACCTATTTTTAGTGTTTGGGAAACTTTATTGGACCATGGAATAATCGGTGGCAAAATGCTTTCTGCTAAAGTTGAAGGAAAAACTCTCGGAAGGTTAGCCCTTGAGATTTTAAAAGGTAAAAAACCTAAAGATATACCAATTCAAAAACAACCTCAATCAGGATATATTTTTGACTATAATATGCTTATAAAATATGATATTCCTATAACTTTAGCACCAAAACATGCATCCTTTATAAATCTTAAATCTAAATCCTATACTATACCTAAAATGTTTATTTGGTTGTTTATTATATTTTTAATAACTTTAATATCCTTTTTAATAATAAGTCTTTTTGAAAAACATCATACCAGAAATGCATTAATTGAAAGCGAAAAAAGACTTAGAATATTAATTAATGCCTTTCCCGACTTGATTTGTCTTAAAGATGGAAATGGACATTGGTTAGAAATCAATGAATCCACTATTAAATTTTTTAATTTAAAAAATGTTCCGTGGAAAAATAAAACTACACAAAATATTATAAATACTTTAACCCACAAAAATATTTATGAAAATCGATTAAAAAAATATGAACATTTTGATAATATAGCTTTAATGCGCAAAACAATAGTTAATTATCAAGATGAATTTTGCTTAGCTAATGGGGAAAAGATAGTTTTAGATATATTTAAGGTACCTATATTTGATTGTAATAACAACTTAACCGGGATGGTTACAATTGGCCACGATTTAACCGCCCATATAAAAGCAGAAGAAAATAGCAAGCTTTTAAACGAAATGTTAGAATATCAAAAGCTCCGCGTTGAATTTTTTGCAAATATATCTCATGAACTAAAAACTCCCCTTAACTTAATATTAAGTGCAGTTCAATATGTTGAACTAGTCAATAATAAAAACTTTGATTTTAATTCAGATAGTTTTTGTAAATACACTAACATTATAAAACAAAACTCATATAGACTTGTTAGAATAGTAAATAATATAATTGATATAACCAAAATCGATTCAGGATATTTTCAAATTCATCCTGAAAATTATAATATTGTAGAATTAGTAGAAGATATTTGTTTATATTGTGCATCTTATATACATTCAAAGGACTTAGATTTTATATTTGATACTGAAACTGAAGAAAAAATTATATCTTGTGATGCACTTATAATGGAACGTATTATATTAAATCTTTTATCTAATGCAATAAAGTTTACACAGCCAGGTGGGCGTATAACTGTAAACATATATGATAAGGATAATGAAATTCAAATTTCAGTAAAAGACACCGGTATTGGCATACCAGAAAATAGACAAGACCTAATATTTGAGAGATTTATTCAAGTGGACAAGTCGCTTTCAAGAAACCACGAAGGCAGTGGTGTTGGATTATCTCTTGTAAAAGCTTTTGTAGATCTACATAATGGTAGTATCGAAGTGAAAAGTAAGGTTGGTCATGGAAGTGAGTTTTTAATTACTCTTCCTGTCTCAAATATAGCTAATAAGGATATTAAAATTTTCTCAGATGTTACACCTTATGAATTTAGAAGTGAAAAAATAAACATAGAATTTTCTGATATATATTAAAAATCGCCAATAATATTATTGGCGATTTTTATTCTTTAAATTTTATTCTCTGTAAAAAAGGTAGTAAATACTTCCCTGTAAGACCTACAAATAATCCTGTTCCTATTGATGCAAGTAAAAGTATAGGAAGATATGAAACAATCATAGCATTTTCTATAATTAGTCCTGCAACTATTATTTGTCCAATATTATGAAACACTGCACCAACTATACTTATTCCTATAATGCTTACTCCTTTTTCCTCAAATTTCTTTAATACATACATCGCAAAGAAACTTAAAATTCCGCCTGCCATACTATATAAAAATGTAGATAAATTCCCCCCTAATAATGTAGATAATAATATTCTTAATATTATTACTAACAAAACCTCATTAAAATTTAATAAATAAAGAGATACTACTGTTATTATATTAGTAAGCCCTAGCCTTGCCCCTGGAGTTACAAAAGGAAGTGGTAACATTCCTTCAAAAATGTGTAATACCAATCCTTCAGCTACAAGAAGCGCTATAAAAGTTAATTTCTTAGTTTTATTCATTAATTCCACCTCATTGAGATATATCATCAACCTCTATATCTCTATTCTCTCCCTTTATGTTAATAATAATTTTATGTGGAAGACACACTAAAACATCCCCAACTTTATATTTAAATCCATCCTTAACACAAACCTTATCTGAACAATTTGCATCTAATATTCTTAATCCACCATTTTGTATTTCTATTATATTTTCCCCTAAATCTGTCTTTATGTCCAAGGTCTCCTTTGGTCTATTTTTATCTAATATTACTTTCTTGTATAATTTCCCTTTTACATTTATTTCAGCATATTTTTCATTATACTTTTTACTTGAATTATATTTTAAAATTCCAACCCCAACTGCTGATACAATTAAACAAACTGCAATGATAATCTTGTCTATTTTTTTCACAAATCAATCCCCTTTCTAAGTAAAAACATATATATATTATACATCGAGAATGTACATAATTTAAAGAACACTTTTTAATGGTACTCATCCATTTATATACATATAAGTTAAATTGACTTTTATATTTTCAAAGAGTAAAATTAAAAAAGTTAACTAAATTTAATTTTATTAGGAGGATTCTATGTTTAAACTAAAGAAAATTTACAGCTGCATCATATTAATGATTTTCTCAGCATTTGTATTTTCAGGTTGCAAAGTAGAACCCATATCAAAAGATGGAATTTTTCTTGGAACTATATGCAAAATAACAGTATTTGATAAAGCTTCTCCAGAAATACTTGATAAAGCATATACACGGGTTAGTAATATAGAAAATGAAATGACAATAAATAAAAAATCAAGTGAAGTTATAAATATAAACTCTGCATCGGGTTCTAAATACATAAACGTGTCTGATGATACCTTTAATGTTATAAAAAAGAGTTTATATTATTCTAATATGTCTCATGGTAAATTCGATATATCTATAGGATCCATTGATAAACTATGGAATATAGGCACAGATAAAGCTCGAATTCCCTCTCAAAATGAAATAAACTCCAAACTACCACTAGTCAATTATAATAATATACTTACTAATGACAAAGACAAGTCTGTTATGCTTAAAAATAAAGGAATGCTTATTGACCTTGGGGCTATTGCTAAAGGATATGCAGCTGATGAAGTAAAAAAACTTCTTAAAAATAACGGAATAAAGAATGCAATAATTAATCTAGGTGGAAACATTATAACCATGGGAAATAAATCTAATGGTGATAACTGGGTAATAGGAGTTCAAGACCCCTTTGATGCTCATGGTAATTACATGGGTAAAGTTAAGCTTTTAGAAAAATCTATAGTTACCTCTGGAATCTATGAGCGTTTCTTTGAGAAAAACGGCAAACGCTATCATCATATTTTAGATACTAAAACAGGTTACCCCGTGGATAACTCCCTAGTTAGCGTATCTATAATAGCTGATAAATCTATAGATGCCGATGGTTTATCTACAACTACCTTTTCTTTAGGACTTAATGAAGGATTAAAGTTAATAGAATCTCTTAAAGGGACAGAAGCTATTTTTGTTACCAAAAATCATGAAGTTTACGTTTCTTCTGGATTAAAAGATAATTTTGAAATAACCAACTCTAACTTTAAGTTAAAACATTACTAAATGCCTTAAATCCCCATGTTGTATACATTATAGTATAAACATGGGGATTTTATGTTGAAATATTTTCCAATATATTGTAAAATTATCTATATTGCTTATAGTATTCCAAATATTTCTATTTAAGAATATTATTGTAGATTTCAATAATTGTTTTTTATTTATAACAACAAAATAAATGGTGGTGAAGTTAATGATAAAAAAAGAAATGCTAGCCATGATTCTTGCAGGTGGACAAGGTACACGACTTAAAATTCTAACTAAAAATAATGCAAAACCTGCTGTACCTTTTGGAGGTAAATATAGAATTATAGATTTTACCTTAAGTAATTGTTCCAACTCTGGAATCGACACCATTGGAGTATTGACACAATATGAACCGCATATACTTAATTCTCATATAGGTATAGGTAGCCCTTGGGATTTGGATAGAAATCGAGGTGGAGTTTCAATTCTTCCACCCCACATGAGAAATGATGGTGGCAACTGGTATATGGGTACCGCTGATGCCATATATCAAAACATAATGTTTATTGATAAATATGACCCTGAATATTTACTAGTACTTTCAGGGGATCACATTTATAAAATGGATTATTCAAAAATGCTAAAATTCCATAAAGAAAAAAATTCGGATGCCACAATAGCCGTTATAGATGTTCCCCTAGAAGAAGCCAGCCGTTTTGGAATAATGAATACTGAAGATGATAATAAAATATATGAATTTGATGAAAAACCAGAGAATCCTAAAAGTAATAAGGCCTCTATGGGAATATATATTTTTAATTGGAAAATTCTCAAAGAATTTTTAATAGAAGATTCGGAGCTTGAAGATTCCGATCATGATTTCGGTAAAAACATAATTCCTAATCTATTAAGTTCAGGATATAATCTTTATGCTTATTCCTTTAATGGTTATTGGAAAGATGTTGGTACCATTGAAAGCTTATGGCAAGCCAATATGGACTTATTAAATCCAGAAAACACATTAGATATATACAACAGAGATTGGAAAATCTATTCTGTAAGTCCAACTAAGCCTCCTCAATATACAGGTCCAAATGCAATAATCCAAAATTCCCTCGTAGTTGAAGGATGTGCCGTTTTCGGTAAGGTTCAAAATTCTGTACTATTCCCTGAAGTTGAAATAGGTAAAAATAGTATAATTGAAGATTCCGTAGTAATGTCTAATGTAAAGATAGGTGAAAATGCAATAATAAGAAAATGTATAATTGGAAGTCATACAATCATAGAAAAAAATAGTGTTATAGGAAATTCAGATGATATAACTGTTATTGGTGATGGAGAAAAAATTAAAACTAACTCCATAATTAAGAATTAGGAGGGGGAATAAATGTTTAAAGATTATATGGGAATAATAAGTCTCAATGAAGACGATAAAGAATTAACCAACTTAACCGCTAGTAGACCTTTAGCTGCCGTTCCAATTGGAGGGAGATATCGATTAATTGATTTTGTTATATCAAACATGGTAAATACAGATATAACAAATGTAGGGATATACACTCAAAGTAACTCAAGATCATTACTTCATCACCTCCAATCAGGTAAGCCTTGGGATTTAGATAGAGCAATAAATGGTCTTTTTTTATTCAACTTTAATTTCACCCATTCAAAAACTAATGATATATATCTATTAAAAGATAATATAGACTATTTATATAGAAGCAAACAAGATAATGTTATATTTTCATCCTCTAATATGATTTGCAATATCGATTACTCAAAAGCTATAAAATTTCACGAATCACAAAAATCCGATATAACAATAATCTATAAAAAAGTTTCCAATGCTGATACAAGCTTTTTAAATTGTAATGTATTAAATCTTGATTCTGACAATGGAGTTATAAGTGTAGGTAAAAATATAGGAATAAAATCTAATTGTAATATATCTATGGACATGTTTATTATGAGCAAGAAAACACTTATAAACTTAATTAATGAATGTATTTCAACTGGTTATTATAAATCCATTAAAGATTGTGTATACTCTAAAAATCTTACCCTTAATATAAAAGGGTATGAATTTAAAGGTTACCTAGAATGCATAAACTCTATGAATTCATATTATAAAGTTAACATGGATATGTTGAACTTTAAAATTAATCAAGAATTATTTTTCGGTCCTCGCTCTATTTATACAAAAGTTACAGATGCACCTCCTACCAAGTATCAAAATGGATCCCATGTATCTAACTCCCTTATAGCTAATGGGTGTATTATAGACGGTACTGTTAAAAACAGTATAATTTCTAGAAGGGTTGTTATCCATAAAGGTGCTAAAATTGATGGATGTATCATCCTCGCTAATTGCGAAATCAAAGAAAATGCCAATCTTACAGGAGTAATAATGGACAAAAATGTGGTCATTGGCGAAAATAAAGAATTTAAAGGTGATGCAAAAGTTCCTGTATTTATTGAAAAAAATCCTTACTCAAGCGCTTCACTAGTAAAATAATCCTAAAAGGAACAGAGGTTTTCTGTTCCTTTTAGGATTATTTACAATATTTTATTTTATGTTACAAAATATTTTAAGACAATACATCAATGAATTGATATAATATAAGGTAATTGAACAATTTAAATCCAATTATAATTTTATAATGCAAGTAGGTGAATATATGAAAAGAAAAACTGGCGTTGTAGTAAAAGTCTTCAAAAATTATGTTTCTATAAAAACTGTTAAGGGCGAATTATTTAATGTTAAAATAAAAGACTATACTCCTAATATAGGTGACATATATTCAGGAACTATAATCAAGAAAAATTCTAAAACCTTAAATAGACTGATAGCACTTGTTATACTTATAGCATTATGTATATTTGGCAGAAATATATATGTTTATTTTTCCCCTAAAGCTTCTATAACTATGAATATTCCCCCTACAATACAAATAAAGGTAAATAACTGGAATAAAGTTGTTTCTGTCTCTGCTACCAGGAAATCAGGTAGAGAATTAATATCAAATATTCAACTGAAGAAATTACCACTTAATGCCGCTCTAACAAAGATAATAGAAACCGCAAAAGAAAAAAATATAATAAATGATGAATACATATCAAATAAAGATAATAGTATTACTGTATATACATCCATTAATAGTGATTCCATGGATTTATCTTCTTTTGAAAAATATCTTAAAGACAGGAAAATAAAATATAAAATAAATTATGATGGAAATGATAAATTAAAGTGAGCAGTTAATTAACTGCTCACTTTAATTTATTATTTATTTAAATTTAGGTATATCAAATACTGGTTTTGCACTTTTACATTGTGTCATGAAATTTCTTATTCTACTAAGTTGCTTATATGCCCATCCAATATCCGTTGCATATTGATGATATGAAACATTTATATTCCATCTCATCTTATAAAGTGTGTTTTGTTTATATTTATCACTATTTATATATCCATTTCCAATAAACTTAGCTCCACCTAATATTGCTTCTTCTGGCTTAAACCATTTCTCAGTATATGCATATTCAGAACCACATTTTACAGGATTTTTATCAACAGCACCTACTCCAAACATATTATAAGTTTTTCTAGGAGTTACACTTTTTCCTTTAACAGCACTAACTAAGACTCCAGTTGCAAGTACAGATTTTCCATTTCCTGTTTCAAGTAATGCATGTGATACTAAATAAATAGGGTTTATATTATTTATCTTAGCAGCCTTTAAAAAAGTTTCACCTTTATTTTCTAATATCCCTTTCCCTTTTAATAAATTATTTAAATCATTTGTAGTAACACCATCCATATAATTCAAATTTAAAAATTGGTATTTTCCTAAATCATCAAGAAAATTATTTGGATTCATATAATATTCAACTAATGCCTTACTTGATTGAATCCAACTAATTCCTTCACTGTATACAGGTTGTCCATTTTTTATTTGATTATTTATAGACTCCGCCAATGTCTTATTATAACTTGTGTATATTAAAGTTTCATTTTCTTTTTTATCACTGATTATATTTGTATTAACAACCTTAAAGTAAATGCTACTATAATTATCATAATCAGTATTATTATCTAAACTTATTCCTTGTCTATTAGAAGCTTTTACATAAACCATTAATTTATATCTTCCAGATTCAAGTCCATCTTTTTTTGTAATTATGTACGGAACTCTAGGATTTATCGAGTTACTATATCCCTTGGTAATTTCTATATATGGAACTTTTGAATACCTGTCATTACTTGAATTATCATATACTTCATCTGGATATTTAAAAAGAAAAGCTCTATATTGAACTGACTCCTTAAAATTAGAAGTTACTTTAAAACTTACATTATTCTTTTCCATCAAGGGTTTTTGAACTATTTCTAATTGATTAATATTGGGCAAAGATTTATAATCGCTAAAATCTACTAGTTCTTTAGCTATATTAAAATTCATTTTTGTATATTTAGAAAGATTTTTTCCACCTTTGCTTCTAATTCCTGTTCCTAATTCTAAAGAATAATTTCTACTAGGTATATATCCACCAACTGGAGGATATATTATTATAGTTTTTGAATCTTTTCCTATTGAGGTTGTAGTTTTAATTACTTTTCCATTTGGATCTTTAACTATTATATTATTATTAATAGTCCTCTCATCTAAATTTTGAGTTAATTTTACTACCCACGGTTTATTAACTTTTATACTGTTTTTTTCAGGAAACTCATTAATGTTTGTGGCTGCTAAGGCCCCTTTAGGTATGCTTAACATTAAAACTAATGATATTATTAGTTTTAATGTCCTTAACCTTTTACCCACTTCATTACCCCCTTATTAATTATTATTCATGGACATATTATCGTCTGTATCTCTTTGTTTTTAATGCACCGGGAATATTTACACATATATACATTATCACACATTTACCATATTTTGTATATAATAAAAAATCATACCTTTCGTTTTCGGGTATGATTTTTACATAATATATTCTATTTAATTAACTTTAATAAATTAATTAAAGATTCCTTGGCTTTTTCTCTTGGCCTTACTTCTATAATATAAATAACATCACTGTTTTTCATATTATTAAAATGGTAATTAAAATCTACTTTTCCTTTTCCTATTATTTGATGATCACTTAATCCATTATTATCATGTACATGACAAGTCCTTATTTTATCAATATTTTTTAAAAAGAACTGAACTTCATTATACTTATTTTCATATGAATGTCCTATATCCCATGTTAAAAATAAATTTTCTTCTTCCTTTAATAATTTATCTAAAGTTTCTTGTACTAATTTTTCAGGAAAACGCCCTGAATTTTCAATACAAAGTTGTATTTTACCTTTTGAGTAACTTATTAATTCCTGTAAATTATCTTTTAATACCTTTTTATATTCTAAATAATAAATTTCATCTAAATAAATTTTCTTATCCGTTAATGTAAAACAAACTGAGGGTCCTATATGCATAGTAATTCTACTTGCCTCTAAATCATAACCAAAATCTATCACTTCTTTTAATCTATTTATACCAGCTTTTCTAACACCCTCTTGCAGTTGTAATAAAGATATATCCTCTGGTGCATGAAAAGTAAGTTCTATATTTTTATCATTGCTATACTCTTTTATTTTTTCTCTTTCTTTCCTATTAAATCTTTCTGGGAAAAATATAGGCATATTTATATTAAGTTCAACAGCTGAAAATCCATTTTTATAAGCATAATCTATGGTATCAAAAATATCCTTTTCTCCTGCTGATGCAGCATATCCGATTTTCATATTAATCACCCCAATAAAAACTCATGAATTAGATATAACTACATAACATCTAATTCATGATTATATTATCTATTTCATTATAATCTAGTTGATTTTACTTCAATAATATTTTCTATTTCTTTAAATTTATTAAGAGATTCTTTTGCCACTTCGCTATCTACATTTAGTATCATAAGAGCAATTTCACCTTTAGCTTTTCTTCCAACTTGCATTGTAGCAACATTTATATTTTCCATTCCAATTATTGTACCAACCTGTCCTATAACCCCTGGTACATCCTTGTTTTGTACAAATAGCATATGAGTACTTGGCTTAACATCAACCTCATATCCCTGAATTTCAACAAGTTTTCCCTCATGATTACTTGATAATGATCCAGCAAATGTGTATTGTTCCATATTATTATTTGTTATTTTTATTGTAATAAAATTTGAATAATTCTTATATTGTCCTTCTATTTTTTGTTGTCTTATGCTAATACCATTTTGTTCTGCTACTATTCTTGCATTAATATAATTAACCCTATCATTACTTATAGGCTCAAGTAATCCCTTTAAAAATGCTCTTTCCATAGAATCTACATCAAACTTTGCAATTTCTCCCCAATAAGTTATATCTACATACTTTACAGACTCATTATTTAATTGATAATATAACTTCCCTAATTTTTCTATAAGTTCAATATATGGCTTAAGCTCCTTAAGTTCTCCCATGCTAATCCCCGGCAAGTTAACAGCATTAGGAACAATTTCTCCCTTTATACCATTAATAACTTGCTTAGCTATTGTTAATCCTACATTCTCTTGCGCTTCTATTGTAGTTGCTCCAATATGAGGAGTAACAGTTACATTAGGAAATTCGTATAATGGACTTTCAAATCTCGGTTCCTTATCATGTACATCAAGACCAACACTTTTAATTTTTCCATTTTTTAATCCATTATATAAAGCTTCTTCATCCATGAGTTTTCCTCTAGCAGCATTTACAAGTCTAACCCCATTTTTCATAAGTGCTACTTCTCGTTCCCCAATAATACCTATAGTTTCCTTAGTTCTTGGCGTATGAATACTTATAATATCTGCTTCCTTTAGTAATTCATTTAAACTTTCTTTTTTCTCTACTCCATATCTCTTAAATCTTTCATCAGATATATAAGGATCATATGCTATTAATTGCATACCAAAGGCTTTCATTCTTGTAGCTACTAATGCTCCAATTCTTCCAAGTCCTATAATTCCTAAAGTTTTATTATATAATTCATTCCCCATGAATAAATCTCTTTCCCACTTACCTGCTTTTAAATATGAATCCGCATAAGTAAAATTTCTTGAACCAGCTAAAATGTGAGCTATTGCAATTTCACAAGCTGATATTGTATTACTGTCTGGAGTATTTGCAACTATAATGCCCCTTTTAGTTGCTTCCTCTATATTAATATTATCAACACCATTTCCTGCTCTACCCACGATTTTAAGATTAGGCGCCTTTTCCATAAGCTCTTTATCAACCTTATTATCACTTCTTATTATTAATCCATCATAAGCATGAATTTTTTCTAATAATTCATCTCTTCCTATTCCTATAGCTAAATCTACATCCATCTCCTTTTGTAAAAGCTTAACCCCAGCTTCATCAATTCTTTCAGCAATTAATACTTTCCCTCTATTCATTTATATAACCCCCAATTTATTAACTAACTAAATTCACTCTTATTAATTTTCTAATTATAAACACTTCTTTAAGGCATCTAAACTTTTATATATCATTTCTTGATTTATGCACCCCATATGCCCAAATCTTATAATTTTACCCTTTAAATCGCCTTGTCCACCAGCAATTATAATATTATATTCTTTTTCAAGTTTTTCTTTAATTTTTAATGCTATATTATCTTTATCAAATTTTATTGCTGTAACTGTATTCGATAAATAATCTTTATCGGTATATATACTAAGCCCCATTTTTTCTACTTCATCTCTAAATTTATTGGCCAACTTATTATGTCTTTTAAAAATATTATAAAGTCCCTCTTCCTCCATCATCTTAAGAGCCTCGTTTGTTGCAGTTATAAGTGATACAGCTGGAGTATATGGATTTTGTGGTGTTGGCTTTTCTAAAAATTCTTTGGCTCTTTTAAAATCAAGATAAAATTTAGGTATATCTGAATTTTTATTAGCCTCCCATGCCTTATCACTTACCCCTGCAAAAAATAGTCCAGGTGGAGACATTAATGCCTTTTGAGATGCTGTAATTAAAACATCGATATTCCATTGATCCATCTTTACTTCTATTCCACCTACTGAACTAACTCCATCCACTATAAATAATTGTTTTTTCCCTTTCATAAATTGGCCGATTTTTTCAATATTGTTTGTTACTGCTGTTGATGTTTCATTATGAGTTACAATAAGTCCCTTATGCTCATCTGTAAGTTTATTTTTTATTTCTTCAAGTTTTACCCCAGTTCCTAATGGAACCTTAATGATATCTACCTCAATTCCAAATATCTTAGCTATTGTTATAAACCTATCTCCAAAAACCCCACAAGATACTGCAAGTATTTTATCTCCCTTTGAAAACATATTTATAATAGCGGCTTCAAGCCCCCCAGTACCTGATGCAGGAAATGTTAACACGGAATTTTTTGTTTGAAATATATATT containing:
- the serA gene encoding phosphoglycerate dehydrogenase translates to MNRGKVLIAERIDEAGVKLLQKEMDVDLAIGIGRDELLEKIHAYDGLIIRSDNKVDKELMEKAPNLKIVGRAGNGVDNINIEEATKRGIIVANTPDSNTISACEIAIAHILAGSRNFTYADSYLKAGKWERDLFMGNELYNKTLGIIGLGRIGALVATRMKAFGMQLIAYDPYISDERFKRYGVEKKESLNELLKEADIISIHTPRTKETIGIIGEREVALMKNGVRLVNAARGKLMDEEALYNGLKNGKIKSVGLDVHDKEPRFESPLYEFPNVTVTPHIGATTIEAQENVGLTIAKQVINGIKGEIVPNAVNLPGISMGELKELKPYIELIEKLGKLYYQLNNESVKYVDITYWGEIAKFDVDSMERAFLKGLLEPISNDRVNYINARIVAEQNGISIRQQKIEGQYKNYSNFITIKITNNNMEQYTFAGSLSSNHEGKLVEIQGYEVDVKPSTHMLFVQNKDVPGVIGQVGTIIGMENINVATMQVGRKAKGEIALMILNVDSEVAKESLNKFKEIENIIEVKSTRL
- a CDS encoding pyridoxal-phosphate-dependent aminotransferase family protein, whose protein sequence is MINKLLMTPGPTNVPDRVLRKMGEEILHHRTKEFGALFGEMSERLKYIFQTKNSVLTFPASGTGGLEAAIINMFSKGDKILAVSCGVFGDRFITIAKIFGIEVDIIKVPLGTGVKLEEIKNKLTDEHKGLIVTHNETSTAVTNNIEKIGQFMKGKKQLFIVDGVSSVGGIEVKMDQWNIDVLITASQKALMSPPGLFFAGVSDKAWEANKNSDIPKFYLDFKRAKEFLEKPTPQNPYTPAVSLITATNEALKMMEEEGLYNIFKRHNKLANKFRDEVEKMGLSIYTDKDYLSNTVTAIKFDKDNIALKIKEKLEKEYNIIIAGGQGDLKGKIIRFGHMGCINQEMIYKSLDALKKCL